A genomic segment from Hypanus sabinus isolate sHypSab1 chromosome 8, sHypSab1.hap1, whole genome shotgun sequence encodes:
- the rtcb gene encoding RNA-splicing ligase RtcB homolog gives MSRSYNDELGYLDKIHKNCWRIKHGFVPNMQVEGIFYVNDTLEKLMFDELRNSCRGGGVGGFLPAMKQIGNVAALPGIVHRSIGLPDVHSGYGFAIGNMAAFDMDDPNAVVSPGGVGFDINCGVRLLRTNLDEGDVQPVKEQLAQAMFDHIPVGVGSKGVIPMGAKDLEEALEMGVDWSLREGYAWAEDKEHCEEYGRMLQADPSKVSSKAKKRGLPQLGTLGAGNHYAEIQVVDEIYNDYAARKMGIDHKGQVCVMIHSGSRGFGHQVATDALVAMEKAMKRDNIIVNDRQLACARINSQEGQDYLKGMAAAGNYAWVNRSSMTFLTRQAFAKVFNTTPDDLDMHVIYDVSHNIAKVEEHVVDGKQKTLLIHRKGSTRAFPPHHPLIPVDYQLTGQPVLIGGTMGTCSYVLTGTEQGMTETFGTTCHGAGRALSRAKSRRNLDFQDVLDKLADMGIAIRVASPKLVMEEAPESYKNVTDVVNTCHDAGISKKAIKLRPIAVIKG, from the exons ATGAGTCGCAGCTACAACGATGAGCTCGGTTACCTGGATAAAATTCACAAGAACTGTTGGAGGATTAAGCATGGCTTCGTACCCAACATGCAG GTGGAAGGGATATTTTATGTCAATGATActctagagaaattgatgtttgatGAGCTTCGAAATTCATGCCGTGGGGGAG GTGTCGGTGGCTTTCTGCCAGCAATGAAGCAGATTGGAAATGTGGCAGCATTACCTGGTATTGTTCAT AGATCCATTGGGCTTCCTGATGTCCATTCGGGGTATGGGTTTGCAATTGGAAACATGGCAGCCTTTGATATGGATGACCCAAATGCTGTAGTATCCCCAG GTGGTGTGGGTTTTGATATCAATTGTGGAGTGCGACTGTTGCGAACTAACCTCGATGAAGGAGATGTTCAACCAGTGAAGGAGCAACTGGCTCAAGCCATGTTTGATCATATTCCTGTCGGAGTTGGATCCAAAGGAGTAATTCCAATGGGTGCAAA AGATTTGGAAGAGGCTTTGGAAATGGGAGTGGACTGGTCTCTGCGAGAAGGTTACGCTTGGGCTGAGGATAAGGAACACTGTGAAGAATATGGGAGGATGCTGCAAGCTGATCCTTCCAAAGTCTCATCAAAGGCCAAGAAGAGGGGATTACCCCAG CTGGGGACATTAGGTGCTGGAAATCACTATGCTGAGATTCAAGTGGTAGATGAAATCTACAATGACTATGCAGCACGCAAAATGGGCATTGATCATAAGGGCCAGGTTTGTGTTATGATTCACAGTGGCAGCAGAGGATTTGGACACCAGGTTGCAACAG ATGCACTAGTGGCTATGGAGAAAGCAATGAAGAGGGATAATATTATTGTCAATGACAGACAGCTGGCCTGTGCCAGGATTAATTCCCAAGAAGGTCAGGACTACCTTAAAggcatggcagcagctggaaactATGCTTGGGTGAATCGCTCCTCTATGACCTTTCTGACACGACAG GCATTTGCCAAAGTTTTCAACACCACACCTGATGATCTGGATATGCATGTGATCTATGATGTATCGCACAACATAGCCAAAGTAGAAGAGCATGTGGTGGATGGAAAACAGAAGACTTTGCTGATCCATAGGAAGGGTTCTACAAGAGCCTTCCCACCTCATCATCCTCTTATACCGGTTGACTATCAG TTAACTGGGCAGCCTGTTTTGATTGGTGGAACAATGGGAACCTGCAGCTATGTCCTTACTGGAACAGAACAGGGCATGACAGAAACTTTTGGGACTACCTGCCATGGGGCG GGGCGAGCTTTGTCACGTGCAAAATCCCGACGTAATCTTGATTTTCAGGATGTGTTGGACAAATTAGCTGATATGGGAATTGCTATTCGTGTTGCTTCACCTAAACTAGTAATGGAAGAA GCTCCCGAATCCTACAAGAATGTGACTGATGTTGTCAATACTTGTCATGATGCAGGGATCAGCAAAAAAGCAATTAAACTACGGCCTATTGCAGTTATAAAAGGTTGA